The Bradyrhizobium barranii subsp. barranii genome segment CGGTATCCGCTGTCCCGTCGAGAATGTCGTCGATCACCTGCAACGCAAGGCCAAAACTGGCGCTGTAGCCATCCAGCGCACAGTACAGCGCAGCGTGCGCGGCATCCTCCGCGATGGCGCATAGCGCGCCCATGCGAACGGACGCGCGCACTAGCGCTCCGCACTTCATCCGGTGCATCGCCACGATCCTGTCCAGCTCGACGTGCTTTCCAACCAGCGACAGATCCATGGCCTGCCCGCCTGCGGCACCCTCGGCGGACACCGCCTGCGCCAGTTCGCGCACGAGCGCGATACGGTTGTCGCCCGGCGCATTCAGGCTCGCCAGGATCAGGAAGGCGTGCGCCTGCAGGGCATCGCCGACCAGGATCGCAGTGGCTTCGCCGAACTTGACGTGCACGGTCGGAAGGCCGCGGCGAAGCACGTCGTCGTCCATCGCGGGCAGGTCGTCGTGGACCAGGGTACAGGCGTGCATCATCTCGATGGCGGCGCCGACGTCGTCGAGCATGTGCGCCGGCGTGTCGACGAGTGCGCCGGCGGCCAGACAGAGCAAGGCGCGCGTGCGCTTCCCGCCATGCAAGGTGGCGTAGCGCATCGCCGCCATCAGCTCGGTCTCACCGTCGTTTTCGGCGCAGAGATGACGCGCCAGAACCTGTTCGACCCGCTTTGCGCCGTCCTGCATCCAGGTCTCCGGTAGTAGCTTGCTGGATGCGCCACGCGCCTGCGCGCCCAATCCGCTAAGCGGGGACACGCCAGTTCGGTCGTCGTGTGGCGTGGAACCGGTTTGCATGTTGTTCATGTCCTTGTTACCTGACAGGAGACGGCCACGGCGAGCGGCGAGCCGCCGCGGTGTTGCCGGCGTCGCACCGAGCGCGCGCGCCGAGTGCAGCAATGCCGCGCCTCGCCGGCGCCGCTGCTTCGCCACACGGGCATGCGATGCCAGCTCATGAGAATCCGATGCGGATTGTCATGGACGGATGTGCGGTCGGGTAATAGCGCTGGCCTTTTTCGACGCCGCCCAGCAACCGCGGCCGCGCCCCGGCCTTGTGCATGGTCAGCGCCAAGGCGATGCCGAACTGCACCAGTTCCAGCCATACCAGATGGTAGCCGATGCAGACGTGTGGGCCCGTACCGAACTGCAGCATGTCCACCGGCAGGATCGGCTCCGTGCGTTGCAGCCACCGCGCCAGGCGGAACTGATCAGGCGCCTCGTGCAGCAGAGCTGAGGTCGAGAAATGCAGCAGCGGGATGCACAGATCGGTGCCCGCGGGAATGCGCCGTTGACCGAGTTGCAATTCCTGCAGCGCGCGACGCGGCAGGACCGTGGTCGGAGGATGCAAGCGCAGCGTCTCGCGGAACAGCGCCTCGGCGACCGGACACTGCGCCAGCTCCGCGTGCCGAGTCGGCACCGCGCCCACGCGTTGCGCCTCCTCGACCAGGGCTTCCCACAGGACAGGCTGCCGCGCCAGCTCGATTACCATCCATGCCATCGTCGAGGCAGTGGTGTCGTGGCCGCCAAGCAGCAGCAAGCGGATATTAGCGATCAGGACGTCATCGGAGGGCGCATCGTGGCTGCTATCGAAGGCGCTCACCATGTCGTTGATCAACCCGGTGCGCGCGGCATGCGCACGCGCGTCGCGGACGAACTGGCGCAACTGCGCGTCGATCCAGTCGCGGGCGGCGCGGCCGCGCCGCAAGGGCAATCCTGGCAGGTCGACCGGGGGCGCGACGATCAGCTGCAGCAATTGCCGGTACTTGCGATGCCATTCCGGCAGGTCGTGCGCGGGGATTCCCATGAGGCTGAAGATGAGCTTGAGCATCAGATCGCCGGTTTCGCGCAGGATGGTTACGTCGCCGCGGTCGCGCCACGCCTGCACGCGCGCCCGGATGATGGGCGCGAACAGATCGCCGATGCCGGCCTGGGTCAGCGCCTTGGGCAGGAACGCCGCCTTGATCGCATCGCGCGCCTGCCGGTGCGCCCCGCCGTCCTGTGCGACCAACGTTCCGCCGAACAATTCGGGCGCGATCTCTTCGATCAGCGCCGAGGACACGTCCTTGTGCCGGAGCAGTGCGAACGCATCCAGATCCATGCAGGTCATCAGGTGACCGGCAGGGCCAAAATCCAGCCAGAAGTAGCTACCCAGCGTCCGTTCCGCGCGGCGCAGCAGGTGCGGCAGGCCTCTGGCGATGGCGGGAAGATGCCCGACCAGCGGGAAAGCGCCGGGCACGACCGGGATGTCGTGCCGCATTCGGTGTCGACGGTCTAGCGGGTTGAGCAGCATGTCCGTCAGCCGCATGGCGCTGCGGCCGCTTCGGCGGTGTCGCCGGCCGGCCGCGCGGCGCGGCTGTTGCCACCGTCGGCGTATGTCGGCACATGCGCCAGCATGCCGCCGTCGATGCACACGACCTGGCCGGTGATGAACGCAGCATCGTCGGAGAGCAGGAACGCCACCAGCGCGGCCACGTCCTCGGGGCGGCCGACGCGCGGCAGGAGCTGGTGGCGGCGCAGATGCCGTTGCATGCATTCGTCCAGCTTGGCGAGGAGACGCTCGGTCATGATGAGACCCGGCGCAACCGCGTTGCAGCGGATCTGCGCATGACCATACTGGGTGGCGAGTGAGGCCGACAGCATGTTCATCGCCGCCTTCGACGCGGCGTAGGACGTCAGTGCGGTGTCACCACTGAGCCCCTGGCACGACGACACGGTGACGATCGCGCCACCGCCGCGGGCGATCATCCGCGGGACGGCCTGCCGGCAGCAGAGCAGCGTGCCACGCAGATTGACCGCCATGGTCTGATCCCAGACCGCCAGGTCCAGGTCAAGGATCGCGCTGTCGCGCGGCGTCAAATGCATGGCGCTCGCGTTGTTCACCAGCAGGTCGACCCCACCAAAGTGCCGCTCCGCCGTCTCGAACAGCGCCGCCACCGCCTGTGCATCGGCAATGTCCGTGGCCAGGGCCAGCGCACGGCCCGCTTCGGTCGCGATCTGCGCGGTGCAGGCGATGGCCGCCGAGCCGTCAATGTCGGCCACCACTACCCTGCCGCCCTCGCGCGCGATGGCGAGGGCGCATGCCTTGCCGATGCCGGCGCCGGCGCCGGTCACCACGGCCACCTTGCCTTCGAACCGTCCATCGTGTCGTCCTGGATTGCGTTGGTCTTTCGCGGCATGCCGCTCGGCCTCCGCCGGAGAAGGCGCAGGGTCGGCGCTGGCGCGCTCGTCATCGCCAGCATCGCTTTCAATGACCCGAATGGCGGCGACCGGGCACTGGCTGGCCGCGAGCCGCACGGCGGCGTGCAGCGCCTGGGGGACCGTCGCCACGCCCACTTCGGCCACGCCGTCCGGTTCGCGCTGGCGAAAGGTGCCCGGCAGTGTCAGCACGCACTGCCCGGTGGTCCCGCACAGATCCTGGTCGACCACGATGCGCATCTCAGCCCCCCTGCGCGTGCAGCCGTACCGGCAGCGCGCGGAACGTCCTAAGGAAGGCGGAGGGTTCCCGGGTCGGCTGCTCGGCCAATGCCAGCGTGGGGAAGCGCGCCTGGATCCGCGGCAGGCTCTCGGCCAACTGCACCCGGGCCAGTTGCGCACCGAGGCAGAAGTGGATGCCGTGGCCGAAGCTCAGCATGATCTTGCCGTCGGTCGACATGCCAGGACTGGTGCCGTAGAACCGCGCGGGATTGAAGCGGTCGGGATTGGCGAAGGCGTCCGGGTCGCGATTGCCGGCCGCAATCAGCACGCGCACGTCCGCGTCCTTCGGGATCACCACGCCGCCCAGTTCGATGTCGCGCTGGGCGATACGCGGGATGGAGCTGAACATGGCGGGCGCGTCGCAGCGCAGGACTTCTTCGACGAATGCCCTCAGCCCCGCGGCGTCTGCCTGCAGCCAGTGCCGCTGTTCGGGATACGCCAGCATCGCCAGGACGGCATGGTCGATGCTCGCAGCAGTGGTGACGAAGCCGCCCAGCAGCATGCCCCACAGCATGCTGATCAACTCCGCATCCGACAGCGTGTCGGCATCGTCGTCATGTGCGCCGA includes the following:
- a CDS encoding polyprenyl synthetase family protein, producing MQTGSTPHDDRTGVSPLSGLGAQARGASSKLLPETWMQDGAKRVEQVLARHLCAENDGETELMAAMRYATLHGGKRTRALLCLAAGALVDTPAHMLDDVGAAIEMMHACTLVHDDLPAMDDDVLRRGLPTVHVKFGEATAILVGDALQAHAFLILASLNAPGDNRIALVRELAQAVSAEGAAGGQAMDLSLVGKHVELDRIVAMHRMKCGALVRASVRMGALCAIAEDAAHAALYCALDGYSASFGLALQVIDDILDGTADTATLGKTPGKDAAAQKPTCALIMGLPAARQFAADLLRDAGEAIAPLGPRAERLAQILERANAYLFEHTPCA
- a CDS encoding cytochrome P450, coding for MLLNPLDRRHRMRHDIPVVPGAFPLVGHLPAIARGLPHLLRRAERTLGSYFWLDFGPAGHLMTCMDLDAFALLRHKDVSSALIEEIAPELFGGTLVAQDGGAHRQARDAIKAAFLPKALTQAGIGDLFAPIIRARVQAWRDRGDVTILRETGDLMLKLIFSLMGIPAHDLPEWHRKYRQLLQLIVAPPVDLPGLPLRRGRAARDWIDAQLRQFVRDARAHAARTGLINDMVSAFDSSHDAPSDDVLIANIRLLLLGGHDTTASTMAWMVIELARQPVLWEALVEEAQRVGAVPTRHAELAQCPVAEALFRETLRLHPPTTVLPRRALQELQLGQRRIPAGTDLCIPLLHFSTSALLHEAPDQFRLARWLQRTEPILPVDMLQFGTGPHVCIGYHLVWLELVQFGIALALTMHKAGARPRLLGGVEKGQRYYPTAHPSMTIRIGFS
- a CDS encoding SDR family oxidoreductase; protein product: MAVVTGAGAGIGKACALAIAREGGRVVVADIDGSAAIACTAQIATEAGRALALATDIADAQAVAALFETAERHFGGVDLLVNNASAMHLTPRDSAILDLDLAVWDQTMAVNLRGTLLCCRQAVPRMIARGGGAIVTVSSCQGLSGDTALTSYAASKAAMNMLSASLATQYGHAQIRCNAVAPGLIMTERLLAKLDECMQRHLRRHQLLPRVGRPEDVAALVAFLLSDDAAFITGQVVCIDGGMLAHVPTYADGGNSRAARPAGDTAEAAAAPCG